A stretch of Campylobacter volucris DNA encodes these proteins:
- a CDS encoding DNA polymerase III subunit gamma/tau, translated as MLQALAIKYRPKNFNELIGQNTVSISLKYALENNRLAHAYLFSGLRGSGKTSSARIFSRALVCEKGPSANPCGECSQCVSSLNGSNIDIIEMDAASHRSLEDIQELIEQVKYAPSLARFKIFIIDEVHMLTPQAANALLKTLEEPPSYVKFILATTDPLKLPATVLSRTQHFRFKQISQHEILKHLEWILDQEKINYEEEALRLIARSGNGSLRDTLTLLDQAIVYCQNHIQTEKITTMLGFLDPAKIEEFYQAILSNDKDKVLEFLKEFEDYEANNVIDEMIFFLKNAFFAKNNLFSMLIYERFFRILSRAKTMLNSSDNDSFVLCVMAFMLIEATHLKSIDEAINTQETKQTNLAIHTNIQEKSILNTTPKEENSNPYELLLKAIYKRDYDLGEVFKKTTNFISFKDDVFSINSNAKDEDRNTLNNGFKLIKLLLSELFGKNTQIKIQKIENLQTQNLQDVFKTPPKIENKVVPNLNEHFENFKKDAKKYDPKNETKEALDKLFGSPQIQN; from the coding sequence ATGCTACAAGCACTAGCTATAAAATATAGACCAAAAAATTTTAATGAACTCATAGGACAAAATACAGTTTCTATAAGCTTAAAATATGCTCTTGAAAATAATCGTTTGGCACATGCTTATTTATTTTCTGGGCTTAGAGGTAGTGGAAAAACTTCTAGTGCTAGAATTTTTTCTCGTGCTTTAGTATGCGAAAAAGGCCCAAGTGCTAATCCTTGCGGAGAATGCTCTCAATGTGTTTCTTCTTTAAATGGAAGCAATATAGATATCATAGAAATGGATGCAGCAAGCCATAGAAGCTTAGAAGATATACAAGAGCTTATCGAACAAGTAAAATATGCTCCATCTTTAGCAAGATTTAAAATTTTTATCATCGATGAAGTTCATATGCTAACGCCTCAAGCAGCTAATGCTTTACTCAAAACCTTAGAAGAGCCTCCAAGCTATGTAAAATTTATACTTGCAACAACAGATCCTTTAAAGCTTCCAGCTACCGTTCTTTCAAGAACTCAGCATTTTAGATTTAAACAAATTTCTCAACATGAAATTTTAAAACATTTAGAATGGATCTTAGATCAAGAAAAAATAAATTATGAAGAAGAAGCTTTAAGATTGATTGCTAGAAGCGGGAATGGCTCTTTAAGAGATACTTTAACCTTATTAGACCAAGCTATTGTGTATTGTCAAAATCATATACAAACTGAAAAAATCACCACCATGCTAGGTTTTTTAGATCCAGCTAAAATTGAAGAATTTTACCAAGCAATTTTAAGCAATGACAAAGATAAGGTTTTAGAATTTTTAAAAGAATTTGAAGATTATGAAGCAAATAATGTCATTGATGAAATGATATTTTTCTTGAAAAATGCTTTTTTTGCAAAAAACAACCTTTTTTCAATGCTAATTTATGAGAGATTTTTTAGGATACTTTCTCGTGCAAAAACTATGTTAAATTCAAGCGATAATGATAGTTTTGTACTTTGTGTGATGGCTTTTATGCTTATTGAAGCAACTCATTTAAAAAGTATAGATGAAGCAATTAACACTCAAGAAACAAAACAAACAAATTTAGCCATCCACACAAATATCCAAGAAAAAAGCATCCTTAATACCACCCCTAAAGAAGAAAATTCTAATCCTTATGAGCTTTTGCTCAAGGCTATTTACAAAAGAGATTATGATCTTGGAGAAGTTTTTAAAAAAACCACTAATTTTATTTCTTTTAAAGATGATGTATTTAGCATAAACTCTAACGCAAAAGATGAAGATAGAAACACCTTAAACAATGGCTTTAAGCTAATTAAATTACTACTAAGTGAGCTTTTTGGAAAAAACACACAAATTAAAATTCAAAAAATAGAAAACTTACAAACACAAAATTTACAAGATGTCTTTAAAACACCACCTAAAATAGAAAACAAGGTTGTGCCAAATTTAAATGAACATTTTGAAAATTTTAAAAAAGATGCTAAAAAATATGATCCAAAAAATGAGACCAAAGAAGCTCTTGATAAACTCTTTGGTTCTCCACAAATTCAAAATTAA